The window CCTCTACTACCGCATCAACGTCTTCCCCATCCATGTGCCCCCGCTGCGGGAGCGGCGCGAGGATATCGCTCCCATCGCCGAAGCCGTGGTGGCAGCACAGGCTCGACGGATGGGTCGGGAGCTCAGGCTGGCGCCGGACGTCGTGACCCGCCTCGCCGCCTACCACTGGCCCGGCAACGTGCGCGAGCTCGCCAACGTGCTGGAGCGTGCGGCGTTGCTCGCCGACGGGAAGACCATCACGCACGTGGAGCTGCCCCGCTCCGGAGCCGTGCAGGCCCAGGAGGGGCATCGCGACGCTGGAGCCGTGGAGCCGCTGCGCGAGGCCGTGCAGCGGGCCGAAGCCGAGGCGATCGCCAAGGCGCTGGAAGCGACGGGAGACAACAAGACACAGGCGGCCAAGTTGCTCGGCATCAGCGTGCGTACGCTCTGGTACAAGCTCCGCGAGCTGGGTCTGGACGGCCACGCCGGCGAGGAAGGCGGCGAGGCCTGAGTTCCCGGGACGCGCTGTTCTAGCCGACCGGCGCCACAGCGGCAGTCCACCCCGGCCCGTCCTCGTCCTGCTGGATCTTGCGCGAGGTGTCCACCCAGAGCTGGCCGTCGCGCACCTGCACCGGGTAGCGATCCATGCCGCGCGTCGCGCGCCCCTCGACGAACTCACCGTTGGGCTGATACTTGGATCCGTGCTTCGTGCACTGGAAGCGCCCGTCCTTCTCGCGCCACTTGAGCATGGACCGCTGGTGCGGACAGGAGAGGGCGAACGCGAAGAGCTGTCCGCTCTCGCGCACCAGGATCAGCTCGTTCTTGCGATCGACCGTCACACCATCCGCCGCGGGGATGGGAAAGGCCATCTGGTCGCCGTCCTGCCACAGTGCGTCCGTCCAGGAGAACTCGACGGGCTCGGCCGCCGCCCGCCGCGCCAGTGTAAGCCCGAACCCGACGGTCAGCGCTCCTGCGAGGCAGTTGTGCAGGAAGCGCCTACGATCCAAGGCGTCGGGTTCGGGCGCAATCGAGGGGAGTGCACGTTTCATGGATCTATGCCTCCAGGGGCAGCAACGCCCCCAATAGGAGTACCAGGCCCCACAGGCCCACGCTCCGCAGAGCCGCACGCCGCAACGGCGCCCAGGAGGACGTAGGGTCGATCTGCAGTCGTACCTCGGCGCGCTGCAGGAAGAGCCCATTCAACAGGAGCAGCGCGAAGACGCTCAGCTTGAGCCAGAGCGCCCAGGACAGGAGGAGCGCTTCAGCGTCCGCCAGGATGAGCGCCAGACCGGACACGATCACCACGCCCAGCGCCGTGAGCACGGGCGTATGGATCTGTCCCAGTTCCTGCAGATGCTCGATCTGGTAGGCGTCCGAGCGGCGCGCCGCCCGCAGGGTGGCGCGGTCGGCTCCCAGCGCCAGCCCACCGGCCACCAGGATCCCGCCGAAATGCAGGAAGGTGACCACCAGTTGCGCGAGTGTGGAGTCCGCATAGAAGTCCGCCCAGGGCTGCGCCCAACCCGCGATCGTCTCGATCATCTCAGTCCCGGCGGAAGGGCCAGACCATGGTCATGTAGCCGGCCAGAGCCACCCCGAGCGATGTCAACGCAACCGTGCGGTGCGTGCTCGGATCCGATCCGGCGCGGAAACTTCCACCCTCGTCCTCTCCATGCGCTTCGCTGCCCAACGCGGCTGCAGCCACGAATCCGGCGTCGGCCGCCAGTAGGAGCGACGAGTGCAACAGTCGACGACCCCGGCCCTCCGGATCGCCCCAGGACTCCTTCAGGTTCCAGACACCGGTGATGGTGTTGATGCCGAAGAGCGCACCCAGTCCAACGGCGATGGGGCCGTGGGTATTGCGCGCCCAGTCGGCCGCTTGGGGGCCCTTGGTGATGAGCTCGTTCCCGGTGATGTAGGAGGCCACGAACAAGGGCAGCGTGGCGTAGGAAGCGATCTTGTGGATGCGCAACCGGGTGAGGTACGCGTCCGAGTACTCGAAGATCTGGTCTTCGGACGGCGCGGCCCCTGGATCGCCCACCCTACGGACCGGGGTCCCGGGCAGCGGCTCCACCCATTGGACCGGCGTCTCGAAGCGCGGCCAGAAGGCCTCGGCGTGCACCGGGGCAGGTGCGACCACCGGGGTCGCCAAGGTGTCGGGTGGAGTGGCCAGGGCGGCCAGCA is drawn from Gemmatimonadota bacterium and contains these coding sequences:
- a CDS encoding Rieske (2Fe-2S) protein, with amino-acid sequence MKRALPSIAPEPDALDRRRFLHNCLAGALTVGFGLTLARRAAAEPVEFSWTDALWQDGDQMAFPIPAADGVTVDRKNELILVRESGQLFAFALSCPHQRSMLKWREKDGRFQCTKHGSKYQPNGEFVEGRATRGMDRYPVQVRDGQLWVDTSRKIQQDEDGPGWTAAVAPVG